From a single Candidatus Brevundimonas phytovorans genomic region:
- a CDS encoding TIGR00730 family Rossman fold protein has protein sequence MSLPPATIAPFDGRSVCLFCGSSDGADPQYVQAASAFGKATAEAGWRLVYGGGGVGLMGASARAAHEAGGRVVGIMPAFLRSRERLFDDVETVVVTSMHERKQLMYDQSDVFVVAPGGIGTLEEAIELLSWKRLDLHAKPVIFLNLNGFWENYFALIRHSVEEGMTPASFLDAYISVDTVEDAVIAMKKADETPHLKHDHR, from the coding sequence ATGTCTTTGCCGCCCGCCACCATTGCTCCCTTCGACGGCCGTTCGGTCTGCCTGTTCTGCGGTTCGTCCGACGGGGCCGATCCGCAGTACGTCCAGGCCGCCAGCGCCTTCGGCAAGGCCACGGCCGAGGCGGGCTGGCGCCTGGTCTATGGCGGCGGCGGCGTCGGCCTGATGGGCGCCTCGGCGCGTGCGGCCCACGAAGCCGGGGGCCGCGTCGTCGGCATCATGCCAGCCTTCCTGCGCAGCCGCGAACGCCTGTTCGACGACGTCGAGACCGTGGTCGTCACCTCGATGCATGAGCGCAAGCAGCTGATGTACGATCAATCCGACGTCTTCGTCGTGGCTCCCGGCGGCATCGGGACCCTGGAAGAAGCCATCGAACTGCTGTCGTGGAAGCGGCTGGATCTGCACGCCAAGCCGGTCATCTTCCTGAACCTGAACGGCTTCTGGGAAAACTACTTCGCCCTGATCCGCCACAGCGTGGAGGAAGGCATGACCCCCGCCAGCTTCCTGGACGCCTACATCAGCGTCGACACGGTCGAGGACGCTGTGATCGCCATGAAAAAGGCTGACGAAACGCCGCACTTGAAACATGATCATCGGTAA
- the gltX gene encoding glutamate--tRNA ligase, which produces MSVKVRFAPSPTGKLHVGNVRTALVNWLFAKGQGGSFVLRIDDTDVARSTQEYEDGIEADLTWLGLTWDERYNQSKRFDRYEEAAARLKASGRLYACYETSDELDRRRKVQLSRGLPPIYDRAALELTDAEKAAYEAEGRRPHWRFKLDGKRVAWEDLARGHAEVDTASMSDPVLIREDGLFLYTLPSVVDDIDMDITHIIRGEDHVTNTGAQIEIFEALDAKVPGFAHMPLLVGADGAALSKRLGSLSISDMRDQGYEPIAITSHLGKIGTSDNLEIAASVEALGQAFAFSKMGRSPARYDTADLDRLNAQALHAMTYVEAQPRLAALGVDLGEVFWDTVRGNLNKFADVADMARIVTGPVTPVIEDPAFTAAALEVLPEVIDAGAWSAWTTAVKEKTGAKGKGLFMPLRLALTGQAHGPDMAAMAPLIGRETIVRRLKGEAA; this is translated from the coding sequence TCCGCACCGCTCTGGTGAACTGGCTGTTCGCAAAAGGGCAGGGCGGTTCGTTCGTGCTGCGCATCGACGACACCGATGTGGCGCGTTCGACGCAAGAGTATGAGGACGGCATCGAGGCCGACCTGACCTGGCTGGGCCTGACCTGGGACGAGCGCTACAACCAGTCCAAGCGGTTCGACCGCTATGAGGAGGCCGCCGCGCGCCTGAAGGCGTCGGGCCGTCTCTACGCCTGCTATGAAACCTCGGATGAGCTGGATCGCCGCCGCAAGGTGCAGTTGTCGCGCGGCCTGCCGCCCATCTACGACCGCGCCGCGCTGGAGCTGACCGACGCCGAAAAGGCCGCCTATGAGGCTGAGGGCCGCCGCCCGCACTGGCGCTTCAAGCTGGACGGCAAGCGGGTCGCCTGGGAAGACCTGGCGCGCGGTCACGCCGAGGTGGACACCGCCTCGATGTCGGACCCGGTGCTGATCCGCGAGGACGGCCTGTTCCTCTATACCCTGCCGTCGGTCGTCGACGACATCGACATGGACATCACCCACATCATCCGGGGCGAGGATCACGTCACCAACACCGGGGCCCAGATCGAGATCTTTGAAGCCCTGGACGCCAAGGTTCCGGGCTTCGCCCACATGCCGTTGCTGGTCGGCGCCGACGGCGCGGCCCTGTCCAAGCGTCTGGGCTCGCTGTCGATCAGCGACATGCGCGACCAGGGCTATGAGCCGATCGCCATCACCAGCCACCTGGGCAAGATCGGCACCTCGGACAATCTGGAGATCGCGGCGTCGGTCGAGGCCCTGGGCCAGGCCTTCGCCTTCTCCAAGATGGGCCGTTCGCCGGCGCGTTACGACACTGCCGACCTGGACCGTCTGAACGCCCAGGCCCTGCACGCCATGACCTATGTCGAGGCGCAGCCGCGTCTGGCGGCGCTGGGCGTCGATCTGGGCGAGGTCTTCTGGGACACGGTCCGTGGCAATCTGAACAAGTTCGCCGACGTGGCCGACATGGCCAGGATCGTCACTGGCCCGGTCACGCCGGTGATCGAGGACCCGGCTTTCACCGCTGCGGCGCTGGAAGTGCTGCCCGAGGTCATCGACGCGGGCGCCTGGTCGGCCTGGACGACGGCGGTCAAGGAAAAGACCGGCGCCAAGGGCAAGGGCCTGTTCATGCCGCTGCGTCTGGCCCTGACCGGACAGGCGCACGGACCGGACATGGCGGCCATGGCGCCCTTGATCGGGCGCGAGACCATCGTGCGTCGCCTGAAGGGCGAGGCGGCCTAA